Proteins encoded by one window of Syntrophobacterales bacterium:
- a CDS encoding AbrB/MazE/SpoVT family DNA-binding domain-containing protein, with protein MRASLTVSSRGQITLPTDIRKRMGIVAGGVVILEEREDEVALRPAAVLEIETYSDADVARWNAEDHLEEAERLNILKKFEGKT; from the coding sequence ATGCGCGCAAGTCTTACCGTATCCAGCCGAGGGCAAATTACCTTGCCGACTGATATTCGAAAACGTATGGGAATCGTAGCGGGTGGTGTTGTTATCCTCGAAGAGCGGGAGGATGAAGTCGCCCTGCGGCCGGCTGCAGTCCTGGAAATCGAGACCTATAGTGACGCCGATGTTGCCCGTTGGAACGCCGAGGACCATCTGGAGGAAGCGGAGCGTCTGAACATTCTGAAGAAGTTCGAAGGCAAAACGTGA